In Flavimarina sp. Hel_I_48, the following are encoded in one genomic region:
- a CDS encoding UDP-N-acetylglucosamine 4,6-dehydratase — protein MNILELIGRDKNLFTSDLLANEQALSKAVRASSFLVIGGAGSIGQAVTKEIFKRNPKKLHVVDLSENNMVELVRDIRSSLGYIDGDFQTFALDIGSLEYDAFIKADGIYDYVLNLSALKHVRSEKDPFTLMRMIDVNIFNTDKTLKQAIKKGTKKYFCVSTDKAANPVNMMGASKRIMEMFLMRRSESISISTARFANVAFSDGSLLHGFNQRIQKKQPIVAPSDVKRYFVTPQESGELCLMSCIFGENRDIFFPKLSEDLHLISFADIAVKYLAQLGYEPYVCKTEEEARNLVETLPKDKKWPCFFTTSDTTGEKDFEEFFTDDETLDLERFESLGVIKNEVNVETNKLKYFETHINALRASGTWSKTDVLNIFHTMIPDFGHKETGKYLDSKM, from the coding sequence ATGAATATACTTGAATTAATAGGACGTGATAAAAATTTGTTTACTTCAGACCTGTTAGCCAATGAACAAGCGCTGTCAAAAGCAGTTAGGGCTTCTAGCTTTCTGGTCATTGGTGGGGCAGGATCAATAGGCCAGGCCGTCACCAAAGAAATTTTTAAGCGTAATCCGAAAAAGCTTCATGTTGTAGATCTTTCGGAAAACAATATGGTGGAACTGGTCAGGGATATCCGAAGTTCGTTGGGTTATATAGATGGTGATTTTCAAACCTTTGCCCTGGATATTGGATCGTTGGAATATGACGCCTTTATAAAAGCCGACGGTATTTATGACTATGTTCTCAATCTATCTGCACTCAAACATGTGCGAAGCGAAAAAGATCCTTTTACCTTAATGAGGATGATAGATGTCAATATCTTCAATACAGATAAAACCTTAAAGCAGGCCATTAAAAAAGGAACAAAGAAATACTTCTGTGTTTCTACAGATAAAGCGGCAAATCCTGTCAATATGATGGGTGCCTCTAAACGGATTATGGAAATGTTCTTGATGCGAAGAAGCGAAAGTATTTCTATATCCACGGCACGTTTTGCAAATGTGGCTTTTTCAGATGGCTCCCTTCTTCATGGTTTTAATCAGCGTATTCAAAAAAAACAACCTATAGTCGCCCCTTCAGACGTAAAGCGTTATTTTGTAACGCCTCAGGAGTCTGGCGAACTTTGTCTTATGTCCTGTATATTCGGTGAAAACCGGGATATATTTTTTCCAAAACTCAGTGAAGATTTACATTTGATTTCTTTTGCAGATATTGCCGTTAAATATCTGGCCCAGTTGGGTTATGAACCTTACGTGTGCAAAACCGAGGAAGAAGCCAGAAACCTGGTTGAAACTTTACCGAAAGACAAAAAATGGCCTTGTTTTTTTACTACAAGTGATACTACCGGAGAAAAAGATTTTGAAGAATTCTTTACAGACGATGAAACATTGGATCTTGAACGTTTTGAAAGTTTGGGGGTAATCAAAAATGAAGTGAATGTTGAAACGAACAAATTAAAGTATTTCGAAACCCACATAAACGCTCTTCGAGCTTCGGGAACATGGTCAAAAACTGATGTCCTAAATATTTTCCATACTATGATACCAGATTTCGGGCATAAGGAAACAGGGAAATACCTAGATTCTAAAATGTAA